One stretch of Pedobacter riviphilus DNA includes these proteins:
- a CDS encoding RagB/SusD family nutrient uptake outer membrane protein — protein sequence MKKIYVLLVLVAIASSSCKKFLDTEPTDKIALEQYYTDETGLTQALAGVYDPLGSGNVYGNLPNGFEACTDEGYYARSGQVTGIQVFNFDPSNTNVTGLWTDLYTGINRANDLIAHVDVPQMDEGKRQIILGEALFLRGYYYFMLVTRFGDVPLRLAPTTSPNGVQLARSKTADVYAQILKDMTTAETKVATSTAIGYPSRVSKTVVQGILARVCLQMAGYPLNDTGKYADALAWTKKVISSGEHALNTTFSSDATFNGFNETLPSVPANSNNAYRQIFINAAQEVYNTKESMWEIEFKGNRADGYFDLGPLGSQVGITMTPSAANSPLYNYPGYCYGFIKGTARLFNKYDATGKDLRRDWVLTTYTWTVNNTANTATKTAIAKTVQYGRDMAKWRREYELLTPKDKNQTGINFPVLRYADILLMFAEAENQVNGPTAEAFDAINQVRRRGYGLPVAAASAVADLTGLNKATFQQAIEDERMRELCFEGLRRMDLIRWNKFVSTMNSVGAEMGAAPTSGALTSGNQQYGGLGGKNVTARNLLFPIPSLEMASNKLITENNPGW from the coding sequence ATGAAAAAGATATATGTATTATTAGTTTTGGTGGCCATTGCCAGCAGCTCTTGTAAGAAATTCTTAGATACTGAACCAACCGATAAAATTGCACTTGAACAATATTATACGGATGAAACCGGTTTAACCCAGGCTTTGGCAGGGGTGTACGATCCGCTGGGTTCGGGTAATGTTTACGGCAATTTACCAAACGGTTTCGAAGCCTGTACTGATGAGGGGTATTATGCCCGTTCTGGTCAGGTAACCGGTATACAGGTATTTAATTTCGATCCTTCGAACACCAATGTAACGGGTTTATGGACCGATCTTTATACCGGTATTAACCGTGCCAACGATTTGATTGCACACGTAGACGTACCTCAAATGGATGAAGGAAAGCGGCAGATCATATTGGGTGAGGCTTTATTTTTAAGGGGCTACTACTATTTTATGCTGGTTACCCGCTTTGGCGATGTGCCGCTAAGGTTAGCGCCAACAACAAGCCCCAACGGTGTGCAACTAGCCCGAAGTAAAACAGCTGATGTTTATGCCCAGATATTGAAAGATATGACTACGGCTGAAACAAAGGTAGCGACCTCTACGGCAATCGGTTATCCCAGCCGTGTATCCAAAACAGTAGTGCAGGGTATTCTGGCCAGGGTCTGTTTGCAAATGGCGGGTTATCCGTTAAACGATACCGGCAAATATGCGGATGCACTTGCCTGGACGAAAAAAGTGATCAGCTCAGGAGAACATGCTTTAAACACAACTTTTAGTTCAGATGCTACATTTAATGGTTTCAATGAAACCCTGCCATCGGTACCGGCCAACTCCAATAATGCCTACCGCCAGATATTTATCAATGCTGCGCAAGAGGTTTACAACACCAAAGAGAGCATGTGGGAAATTGAATTTAAGGGCAACCGTGCTGATGGTTATTTCGATCTTGGCCCCTTAGGAAGCCAGGTGGGGATTACCATGACACCATCGGCAGCCAATTCGCCATTGTATAACTATCCGGGTTATTGCTATGGTTTTATAAAGGGAACAGCACGTTTATTTAATAAGTACGATGCAACCGGAAAAGATCTGCGCCGCGATTGGGTACTCACCACCTATACCTGGACGGTCAACAATACCGCCAATACCGCTACCAAAACGGCCATCGCCAAAACTGTTCAGTATGGCAGGGATATGGCCAAATGGAGAAGGGAGTACGAACTGCTTACGCCTAAAGATAAAAACCAGACCGGAATTAACTTCCCGGTGCTGCGGTATGCCGATATCCTTTTAATGTTTGCTGAAGCCGAAAACCAGGTGAACGGCCCGACAGCCGAGGCTTTCGATGCCATTAACCAGGTACGCCGCAGGGGCTATGGGCTACCTGTTGCTGCAGCTAGTGCAGTGGCCGATTTGACGGGGCTTAACAAAGCTACTTTTCAACAGGCTATAGAAGACGAGCGCATGCGCGAATTGTGTTTCGAGGGGTTACGCCGCATGGACCTGATCCGCTGGAATAAATTTGTATCGACTATGAATTCAGTTGGTGCCGAAATGGGTGCTGCGCCTACCAGTGGTGCACTTACTTCAGGCAACCAGCAGTACGGTGGCTTGGGCGGTAAAAATGTGACCGCAAGAAACTTATTGTTTCCGATCCCTTCTTTGGAAATGGCATCTAATAAACTCATTACAGAAAATAACCCAGGCTGGTAA
- a CDS encoding glycosyl hydrolase family 28-related protein produces MAIKRIILGLITIGSLSLQAQESAIWQDFKTAKSTGVTPVLPDFSYAGYRYSEVPIPKVNYKVFDVTSFGAVPNDNLSDKKAFIRAIAAAEANGEGIIYFPKGRYVFNTGNDDQEVIRISGSKIVLRGEGRGNGGTVLFFDKDLPPANPLEMWSVPMAINIGAKGTNKKLADVTANAPRESHIIEVNNASKIKAGDWIILEVINNSPELIDYDLRGIKPDTSWTSLVKKGCRLMNATRWPK; encoded by the coding sequence ATGGCTATAAAAAGAATTATTTTAGGTTTAATCACTATCGGGAGCTTATCGCTCCAGGCACAGGAAAGCGCGATATGGCAGGATTTTAAAACTGCAAAAAGTACAGGTGTCACACCTGTTTTGCCCGATTTCTCCTATGCCGGTTATCGTTACAGCGAGGTTCCCATTCCAAAGGTAAATTATAAAGTTTTCGATGTAACCAGCTTTGGGGCTGTTCCAAATGATAACCTGTCCGATAAAAAAGCATTTATCCGTGCCATTGCTGCGGCAGAGGCCAATGGCGAGGGGATTATTTATTTTCCCAAAGGACGATACGTTTTTAATACCGGCAACGACGACCAGGAGGTTATCCGCATCTCGGGATCAAAGATTGTGTTAAGGGGGGAAGGAAGAGGTAATGGCGGTACCGTTTTGTTTTTTGATAAAGATTTGCCACCTGCCAATCCTCTGGAAATGTGGTCGGTACCTATGGCGATAAACATTGGCGCAAAAGGTACGAATAAAAAACTGGCTGATGTGACCGCCAACGCTCCGCGAGAAAGTCATATCATCGAAGTGAACAATGCCTCAAAAATTAAGGCTGGCGATTGGATTATCCTGGAGGTAATCAATAACAGTCCTGAACTGATTGATTATGATTTGAGGGGCATAAAACCCGATACCAGCTGGACTTCCCTGGTTAAAAAGGGGTGCAGGTTAATGAACGCCACCAGGTGGCCAAAGTAA
- a CDS encoding DUF4955 domain-containing protein, whose amino-acid sequence MQVNERHQVAKVNGNKLTLVEPIHYDVQAKHHWTILSFVHLSEVGVENIAFEGNWLKKFVHHRSAQDDSGWSILSLNKSVNSWVRNCRFRNVNNGLTIGASAACTAIDLVFEGNMGHNSVDAAGGSTGVLLANITDLTGMHHAVGVGGGSTTATVIWRSSYPENTCFESHSSQPRCTLLDQVTGGLSDGRAGGAIFNMPNHGRNLVLWNYNQLGAARKNFEFWPAKSIWWKIVPPIIVGYHGAGTTFNKDQVQVLESLGKAVQPESLFEAQLELRLGKLPEWIAEEKKKIKAQGILAEK is encoded by the coding sequence GTGCAGGTTAATGAACGCCACCAGGTGGCCAAAGTAAATGGTAACAAGCTTACGCTGGTAGAGCCTATTCACTATGACGTGCAGGCCAAACACCATTGGACCATTTTAAGCTTTGTCCATTTAAGCGAGGTAGGGGTCGAGAATATCGCATTCGAGGGCAATTGGCTAAAGAAATTTGTGCACCACCGCTCTGCACAGGACGATAGCGGCTGGAGTATCCTGAGTTTAAACAAATCGGTAAACTCCTGGGTGCGAAACTGCAGATTCCGCAATGTAAATAACGGTTTAACCATCGGCGCATCGGCAGCCTGTACTGCTATTGATTTGGTTTTTGAGGGCAACATGGGGCATAACTCTGTGGATGCCGCTGGTGGTTCTACTGGTGTTCTGCTGGCCAATATTACCGATCTGACCGGAATGCACCATGCTGTGGGCGTAGGCGGCGGAAGTACTACAGCTACGGTAATCTGGCGTTCAAGCTACCCTGAAAATACCTGTTTCGAATCGCATTCCTCGCAGCCCCGCTGTACCCTGCTCGATCAGGTAACCGGAGGCCTGTCTGACGGAAGGGCAGGAGGGGCCATTTTTAATATGCCCAACCATGGCCGTAATTTGGTTTTATGGAACTACAACCAGCTAGGTGCCGCCAGAAAGAATTTCGAGTTCTGGCCGGCCAAATCAATCTGGTGGAAAATAGTGCCACCCATTATTGTGGGATATCATGGTGCCGGGACTACCTTTAATAAAGACCAGGTGCAGGTATTGGAAAGTCTGGGCAAAGCCGTACAACCCGAGTCGTTATTCGAGGCACAATTGGAATTGAGATTAGGTAAATTACCCGAGTGGATAGCCGAAGAGAAAAAGAAAATTAAGGCACAGGGTATTTTGGCCGAAAAATAA